In Pangasianodon hypophthalmus isolate fPanHyp1 chromosome 3, fPanHyp1.pri, whole genome shotgun sequence, a single genomic region encodes these proteins:
- the sertad2b gene encoding SERTA domain-containing protein 2b, with the protein MLGKGAKRKLDEDDEGVEGKALAMADGLSKVSYTLQRQTIFNISLMKLYSQRALAEPSLEKRVLINNMLRRIQDELKQEGSLRPLFFPPSPPPDHPMDEGFREAQPAFGVLSVVAPPPVLSQQPPVPPPSPALASPTPLDACLTPASLLEEDSALFCTSPSSLHHSPSRLRPPMATDSFSSALDEIEELCPSSTAAGSITTSSLTVPLPMPLQSSSQPTTASDSKNCTKSCSSKPEGPSPLAVERLTAGTAGTAATEPRGMDTLPTSGLDMSTLPSSSSSSGFLTDLALDDILFADIDTSMYDFDPCTSAAGASPSKLSPVVTADDLIKTLTPNQPFKMDLTELDHIMEVLVGS; encoded by the coding sequence ATGTTGGGTAAAGGAGCAAAGCGGAAGctagatgaggatgatgagggagTGGAAGGCAAAGCGCTGGCGATGGCTGATGGCCTCTCCAAGGTCTCATACACACTGCAGAGGCAGACCATCTTTAACATCTCACTGATGAAGCTGTACAGTCAGCGAGCGCTGGCTGAGCCGAGTCTGGAGAAGCGCGTGCTCATCAACAACATGTTGCGGCGCATTCAGGATGAGCTGAAGCAGGAGGGCAGCCTGCGCCCACTCTTCTTTCCTCCCTCACCTCCTCCAGACCACCCAATGGATGAGGGATTCCGGGAAGCGCAGCCTGCTTTTGGTGTACTCTCTGTGGTGGCTCCACCCCCTGTGTTATCCCAGCAGCCCCCAGTCCCACCTCCGTCCCCAGCTCTAGCCAGCCCCACGCCGCTGGATGCTTGCCTCACCCCGGCTTCTCTGCTGGAAGAGGACAGCGCTCTGTTTTGCACTTCTCCCTCTTCACTCCATCATTCTCCATCCAGACTCCGCCCCCCCATGGCCACTGACAGCTTCTCCTCGGCCCTGGATGAAATCGAGGAGCTATGTCCATCATCCACAGCGGCAGGGTCTATCACTACCTCCTCACTCACCGTGCCCCTTCCCATGCCCCTCCAGTCCTCCAGCCAGCCCACCACAGCCTCAGACTCCAAAAACTGCACCAAATCCTGCAGCTCAAAGCCGGAGGGGCCGAGCCCACTAGCTGTGGAGCGGTTAACAGCAGGTACAGCAGGTACAGCAGCTACTGAGCCCAGAGGGATGGACACTCTCCCTACAAGTGGCTTGGACATGAGCACTTTgccatcctcctcctcttcctcaggcTTCCTCACCGATCTGGCCCTGGACGATATTCTCTTTGCCGACATTGACACCTCCATGTATGATTTTGACCCATGCACCTCGGCAGCAGGGGCCTCCCCATCCAAACTATCACCTGTGGTGACGGCCGATGACCTCATCAAGACTTTAACCCCCAACCAGCCTTTCAAAATGGACCTCACTGAGCTGGACCACATCATGGAGGTGCTGGTAGGATCATGA